The Candidatus Zixiibacteriota bacterium genome has a window encoding:
- a CDS encoding choice-of-anchor L domain-containing protein has translation MKTFRYTISAWLVLSTLCISAVPGRSVRSSIPPPSTDHARSGATAPVTVPSPAAVKPAQAQNDSLALSDLNSGLTPLDVVNNLVGTSAIMISNVRYNGSPEAMGVFHGGRGIIGFDSGIVLSTGSVLYTVGPNLFDSVYRAHDLPGDDDLNTLIPGLETYDAAVLEFDFTCDSVQNIAFEYVFGSEEYNEFVDSSYNDVFGFFVNGVNIALLPDRVTPVSINTVNGGNPFGTHATNPAYYRNNDCNDGGCPINTEMDGLTVVLVASTAIQPGTNHIKLAIADATDELYDSDVFIRARSLICGEIPNAPPRCTLDPPGPFTTNVGRPLSFTVHAVDADTGNTITLDLLDNLPAGAAMAPPLPFTGGSTGITSTFAWTPSTEGQATLRFRATDNRGRSDTATTQITIREGVPPRVLDADPPNGALDLPWNREIAIRLSEAVVESLLDSTVQVTSRRHGRLPATALLFYSDDWLLLIDGDWPPDDEITIRLNARLTDLAGNGFDGNGNGIAESSPGDDYVYTMTTRPGVRPGDANDDGTVDERDILPLARHWLRTGPTRQRSDVPWALEPAETWIPRDATYADCDGNGIVDSLDICPIADFFGFVAAAKIGSGLAELQESAARSDDFIHALSGALLECPRVTAAVRAQVLHWLQSQSTAHTPVPHGYRLDQNYPNPFNAGTIIRYALGADADVTLDIVDILGRPVRTLVSQHQMTGEHDVLWDGTDDRGEALASGVYLCRMRASVDVLTRRMILIR, from the coding sequence ACCCTGTGCATCTCGGCTGTACCCGGACGCAGCGTGCGTTCTTCCATCCCGCCGCCGTCGACGGACCATGCACGTTCTGGCGCCACCGCGCCTGTCACTGTCCCCTCACCGGCCGCGGTGAAGCCGGCCCAGGCACAGAACGACAGTTTGGCGCTATCTGACCTGAACAGTGGCCTGACCCCCTTGGACGTCGTCAATAACCTGGTCGGGACGTCCGCCATCATGATTTCCAATGTCCGATACAACGGTTCCCCGGAAGCGATGGGCGTCTTCCACGGCGGCCGCGGGATTATCGGCTTCGACTCGGGGATCGTCCTGAGCACCGGTTCTGTTCTCTACACTGTCGGCCCCAACCTGTTCGACAGCGTCTACCGGGCCCACGACCTCCCCGGCGATGATGATCTCAACACGCTCATCCCCGGCCTGGAGACGTACGACGCCGCCGTGCTCGAGTTCGACTTTACCTGCGACAGTGTCCAGAATATCGCCTTTGAGTATGTCTTCGGCTCCGAGGAGTACAACGAATTCGTCGACTCCAGCTACAACGACGTCTTCGGGTTCTTTGTCAACGGCGTCAACATCGCGCTGTTGCCCGACCGCGTCACGCCGGTGTCGATCAACACCGTCAACGGCGGCAACCCGTTCGGAACACACGCCACCAATCCGGCGTACTACCGCAACAACGACTGCAATGACGGCGGCTGCCCGATCAACACCGAAATGGACGGTCTGACCGTCGTCCTGGTGGCCTCCACCGCGATTCAGCCGGGGACAAATCACATCAAGCTCGCCATCGCCGATGCGACCGACGAGCTCTATGACTCCGACGTCTTCATCCGCGCCCGCAGTCTGATCTGCGGCGAAATCCCCAATGCGCCGCCGCGATGCACGCTCGACCCGCCCGGGCCGTTCACAACCAATGTCGGGCGGCCGCTTTCGTTCACCGTCCACGCCGTCGATGCCGACACGGGGAATACGATCACGCTGGACCTTCTGGACAATCTGCCGGCCGGCGCGGCGATGGCGCCGCCACTGCCTTTCACCGGCGGCTCCACAGGAATCACATCGACGTTCGCCTGGACCCCATCAACAGAAGGGCAGGCAACGCTGCGGTTCCGGGCCACGGACAACCGGGGACGCTCCGACACGGCGACCACCCAAATCACGATCCGCGAAGGCGTGCCGCCGCGCGTGCTCGACGCCGATCCGCCCAATGGCGCCCTCGATCTCCCGTGGAATAGAGAGATCGCCATCCGGCTCTCCGAGGCCGTCGTCGAGTCGCTCCTCGACTCCACTGTCCAGGTCACATCGCGACGTCACGGGCGTCTGCCGGCCACGGCATTGCTCTTCTACAGCGACGATTGGCTGCTGCTGATAGATGGGGACTGGCCGCCCGACGACGAGATCACGATCCGGCTCAATGCCCGGCTCACCGATCTGGCAGGGAACGGCTTTGACGGGAACGGCAACGGCATCGCCGAGAGTTCACCGGGTGATGATTATGTCTACACGATGACGACGCGTCCCGGCGTCCGTCCCGGGGATGCCAATGATGATGGAACTGTCGACGAACGCGACATCCTTCCGTTGGCGCGTCACTGGCTTCGGACAGGCCCGACCCGGCAACGCAGCGACGTCCCCTGGGCTCTGGAGCCCGCCGAGACGTGGATCCCACGCGACGCCACTTACGCCGACTGCGACGGCAACGGCATCGTCGACTCCCTCGACATCTGCCCCATCGCCGACTTCTTTGGATTCGTCGCGGCCGCCAAGATCGGCTCGGGCCTGGCAGAACTTCAGGAGTCGGCGGCGCGCAGTGACGACTTCATCCACGCCTTGTCCGGCGCTCTCTTGGAATGCCCTCGTGTCACAGCGGCCGTCCGGGCACAGGTATTGCACTGGTTGCAGTCGCAGAGCACGGCGCATACGCCAGTGCCCCACGGCTATCGACTGGATCAGAATTACCCCAACCCGTTCAACGCCGGGACCATCATCCGGTATGCGCTTGGCGCCGACGCCGATGTCACCCTGGACATCGTCGACATCCTCGGCCGCCCGGTGCGCACGTTGGTCAGCCAACATCAGATGACGGGAGAGCATGATGTGCTCTGGGATGGTACCGACGACCGTGGCGAGGCGCTGGCCTCAGGCGTCTACTTGTGTCGCATGCGTGCCAGCGTTGATGTACTGACGAGAAGGATGATCCTGATCCGCTGA